The region AGACTCCAAGAACCTCCTAGTTAAGGCCTGCAAGGAGTTTGGTTTCTTCAAGGTGGTCAATCATGGCGTCCCAGGAAAATTTATCACCAAACTTGAATCAGAAGCCACTAAATTCTTCTCGCTTCCCATTTCTGAAAAACAGAAGGCTGGCTCTCCTGATCCCTTTGGCTATGGAAGCAAGAGCATTGGACCCAACGGCGATGTTGGCTGGGTTGAATATCTCCTCCTGACAACCAGCACAGAGTTAGGCTTTCAGAGATTCATATCAATACCTGGCCAAAACCCGGAAAATTTTCGGTGAGAAATGGAACAGTTGATCAAAGAACTTGCCTTGTTTCGGTTCTATGGCTCTTAAATTCTTCTGTTTTTTCTTGCTGTAGATGTACTGTGAATGAATATGTTTCAGCTGTTAAGAGGATGGCATGTGAGGTTCTTGAGTTGCTGGCTGATGGGTTGAAGATTCAGCCCAGGAATGTGTTCAGTAAGCTCTTGATGGATGAACAGAGTGACTCAGCTCTGCGGCTCAACCACTACCCTCCATGCCCGGAAATCCAAGGCACCGATGGAAGGAATTTGATTGGATTCGGAGAGCACACTGATCCACAAATCATTTCTGTTCTAAGATCCAACAATACTTCTGGCCTTCAAATCTCTTTGGGAGATGGCAACTGGGTCTCTATCCCACCTGACGAAAGTTCCTTCTTTGTCAATGTTGGCGATTCCTTGCAGGTGCAGCTTTTTTACCACTTGGGATCTAGTTGGATAGCAACCAAGATTCACGGGACTCCAACTCGAGATTTGGTCTCACTAAATATGGTCCACTAAATATGATTCTTCTTGCAGGTGATGACTAATGGGAGGTTCAAGAGCGTGAGGCATAGAGTGGTTGCTAACAGTTTGAAATCAAGGGTTTCAATGATCTACTTTGGGGGGCCACCACTGAGTGAAAAGATAGGGCCCTTGCCTTCACTGGTCCAAGGAGAAGACAGCTTGTACAAGGAATTTACTTGGTTTGAGTACAAGAAATTTGCCAAGTCTTCAATGCTGGCTGCTAACAGGCTTGGTCTCTTTGAGAAAGTTCCAGCCTCGTGATGGTTTTCCCCACTTTCCCGAGAAAATTCCTGGGAATCGCATTTCCCGATAAGGTGGTTCTGAGTCAAGACTTTTTATCCTTTTAAGTTTagtaaggaaaaagaagaaaagaaaaaaagaaataggttTCCCACCAGTCATATAGGATGCAAGAAAACTTAGGTACCCTTGTTCGTTCTTTTCTGTAAACCCCTCTTTCGATTTTCCCACACTTGATGTAAAAATATCAGTTTGCTTTCTTATTAATGAACACATGTTTATATCATCCATCGCCATTCATGTTGCAACACTTTGCAAACATGTGTACTTCTAATCCTCAAAGATGAATTCATTAACTAGATGAGTTTGTTCATTGATTTTTGCTCCACTTTATCCTCATCgtcgatgatgatgatgatgatgatgcatcACATATGCGTTCTTTAATcaaaatactataaaataaagtcatcttcttcatgtttaatgtttaaattGAGTAGTGAAGCAACAATATAAGGATGGTAGCTCGATTGGTCCGAGATGTTTAATTCCTTTTAAGCTTAAGAGAGTGAGTTCAAATGAATCAATTTGTGGTAgt is a window of Diospyros lotus cultivar Yz01 chromosome 10, ASM1463336v1, whole genome shotgun sequence DNA encoding:
- the LOC127810970 gene encoding gibberellin 2-beta-dioxygenase 1-like, which codes for MVVLSKPGIQQFPVIKTCKSATFFSGVPLIDLSRPDSKNLLVKACKEFGFFKVVNHGVPGKFITKLESEATKFFSLPISEKQKAGSPDPFGYGSKSIGPNGDVGWVEYLLLTTSTELGFQRFISIPGQNPENFRCTVNEYVSAVKRMACEVLELLADGLKIQPRNVFSKLLMDEQSDSALRLNHYPPCPEIQGTDGRNLIGFGEHTDPQIISVLRSNNTSGLQISLGDGNWVSIPPDESSFFVNVGDSLQVMTNGRFKSVRHRVVANSLKSRVSMIYFGGPPLSEKIGPLPSLVQGEDSLYKEFTWFEYKKFAKSSMLAANRLGLFEKVPAS